A window of the Fuscovulum sp. genome harbors these coding sequences:
- a CDS encoding cyclopropane-fatty-acyl-phospholipid synthase family protein: protein MDVLTSIKGQSGLPRYFASAFAVLKGMGRGRLDFVMPDGRRFRVEGAKPGPVGEVEVHNPDVFARLVREGDLGFCDAYLEGWWSTPDLQALMDLVQLPENDPINDGFPGMGMLRLFERMRFWLQGNSKRQAKKNISYHYDLGNDFYRLWLDDTMTYSSAIFRTGQESLESAQTEKYKSMVDQMGAAPGDHVLEIGCGWGGFAEYAAKERGLRVTALTISQAQYDYAVSRMAKAGLSDRVEIKLQDYRDERGVYDGVASIEMFEAVGEKYWPVYFETLRERLKPGRHATLQIITIADKRWEVYRRGVDFIQKYIFPGGMLPSPSVLRAEVEKAGLKVKGSIEFGDSYSQTLRRWHETFNARWDDVARVGFDERFRRMWNFYLTSCAGAFQGGNCDVTQITVTRPS from the coding sequence ATGGACGTTCTGACCAGCATAAAGGGCCAATCCGGCCTGCCGCGCTATTTTGCTTCGGCCTTTGCCGTGCTGAAGGGGATGGGCCGCGGGCGGCTTGATTTCGTCATGCCGGACGGGCGGCGCTTTCGGGTCGAGGGTGCGAAACCCGGCCCCGTGGGTGAGGTCGAGGTTCACAATCCCGATGTCTTTGCCCGCCTCGTGCGCGAGGGCGATCTGGGCTTTTGTGATGCCTATCTGGAAGGCTGGTGGTCCACCCCGGACCTGCAGGCGCTGATGGATCTGGTGCAACTGCCGGAAAATGACCCGATCAATGACGGCTTTCCCGGCATGGGTATGTTGCGGCTGTTCGAGAGGATGCGCTTCTGGTTGCAGGGCAACAGCAAGCGGCAGGCCAAGAAGAACATCAGCTATCACTATGATCTGGGCAATGATTTCTATCGGCTCTGGCTCGATGACACGATGACCTATTCCTCGGCCATCTTCCGTACCGGGCAGGAAAGCCTCGAATCGGCGCAGACCGAGAAATACAAGTCGATGGTCGATCAGATGGGGGCCGCGCCCGGCGATCATGTGCTGGAAATCGGCTGCGGCTGGGGCGGATTTGCCGAATACGCCGCCAAGGAACGCGGTCTGCGCGTGACGGCGCTGACGATATCGCAGGCGCAGTATGATTATGCCGTGTCGCGCATGGCCAAGGCGGGGCTGTCCGACCGGGTCGAGATCAAGTTGCAGGATTACCGCGACGAACGCGGCGTCTATGACGGCGTCGCGTCGATCGAGATGTTCGAAGCAGTCGGCGAAAAATACTGGCCGGTCTATTTCGAAACCCTGCGCGAACGGCTGAAACCGGGCCGCCACGCGACGTTGCAGATTATCACCATCGCCGACAAGCGCTGGGAAGTGTATCGCCGCGGCGTGGATTTCATCCAGAAATACATCTTCCCCGGCGGCATGTTGCCCTCTCCCTCGGTGCTGCGCGCCGAGGTGGAAAAGGCCGGGCTGAAGGTGAAAGGCTCCATCGAATTTGGCGACAGCTACAGCCAGACCCTGCGGCGCTGGCATGAGACGTTCAACGCCCGCTGGGATGACGTGGCCCGTGTCGGATTTGACGAAAGGTTCCGCCGGATGTGGAACTTTTATCTCACCTCTTGCGCGGGGGCGTTTCAGGGCGGAAACTGCGACGTAACACAGATTACGGTCACCCGTCCAAGTTGA
- a CDS encoding TrgA family protein has protein sequence MPTAAKLVAALSFAFLAWVVCIIVEGVMPEDQRVGYLYPVSIAAGALAGWFVSGAAKRAKYYEAASTGIRTAVTATFIALLAFSVATMLSIAMRGRYRGPMDALLDIVNQFIDFGMMLVAAPVIVALLFGGAIAGMVTESAGRRWR, from the coding sequence ATGCCCACTGCCGCAAAGCTGGTTGCCGCGCTGAGCTTTGCCTTTCTGGCCTGGGTGGTCTGCATCATCGTCGAAGGCGTGATGCCCGAAGATCAGCGGGTGGGTTATCTCTACCCCGTGTCTATAGCGGCTGGGGCCTTGGCCGGATGGTTCGTGTCGGGCGCGGCGAAGCGCGCGAAGTATTACGAAGCGGCCTCGACCGGCATCCGAACGGCAGTCACGGCGACATTCATCGCGCTGCTGGCCTTCTCTGTCGCAACAATGCTGTCGATCGCGATGCGCGGGCGCTATCGCGGCCCGATGGACGCGCTTCTGGATATCGTCAACCAATTCATCGACTTTGGCATGATGCTTGTCGCGGCCCCGGTGATCGTGGCGCTGCTTTTTGGCGGTGCCATTGCCGGAATGGTTACAGAATCCGCCGGTCGGCGCTGGCGCTGA
- a CDS encoding gamma-glutamylcyclotransferase: protein MARFFFFGTLCHAPLLRQVLGRDLPGQPAVLADHAVCWAKDAPYPLLITQAGAMAEGLLLDGLTDADVARLDFYEGGFGYFTREVQVQAEGQAVMARVYFPDAADAKAGAVWSLSDWVARYGDAAVATAGDFMALMGRVPAAAIAARYGAMLVRGASAVRAKEPSVSSLRRVAGPDDLQVADRRLAYAKFFSVEEWQVAWRQFDGSLNAPVERAVFVSCDAVTVLPYDPVRDRVLLIEQFRAGPMARGDAGAWQLEAIAGRIDAGETPEQAGRREAVEEAGLTLGALLPVAQYYPSPGIMTEYLYSYVGLVDLPDGIAGVFGQEDEAEDIRGHLISFDRMMELVASGEIANSPLILTALWLQRERARIRAGG, encoded by the coding sequence ATGGCGCGCTTCTTCTTTTTCGGCACCCTTTGCCATGCCCCGCTATTGCGGCAGGTGCTGGGGCGTGACCTGCCCGGTCAACCTGCCGTGCTGGCCGATCATGCTGTCTGCTGGGCCAAGGACGCGCCCTATCCGTTGCTGATCACGCAGGCCGGGGCCATGGCCGAGGGCCTGCTGCTCGACGGCTTGACCGATGCCGATGTCGCCCGGCTGGATTTCTACGAAGGCGGCTTTGGTTACTTCACGCGCGAGGTTCAGGTGCAGGCCGAAGGGCAGGCGGTCATGGCCCGCGTCTATTTCCCCGATGCAGCCGATGCCAAGGCCGGTGCGGTCTGGTCCCTGTCCGATTGGGTGGCGCGCTACGGCGATGCAGCCGTCGCGACGGCGGGGGATTTCATGGCGCTGATGGGGCGCGTCCCTGCTGCCGCGATTGCCGCGCGCTACGGCGCGATGCTGGTGCGGGGCGCCAGCGCCGTGCGGGCGAAGGAACCTTCCGTTTCGTCGCTGCGGCGGGTAGCAGGTCCCGATGATCTGCAGGTGGCAGACCGCAGGCTCGCCTATGCCAAATTCTTTTCGGTGGAAGAATGGCAGGTCGCTTGGCGGCAATTCGACGGGTCGCTGAATGCGCCGGTGGAACGGGCGGTCTTCGTTTCTTGCGATGCGGTGACGGTGCTGCCCTATGATCCGGTCCGTGACCGTGTCCTGCTGATCGAACAGTTCCGCGCCGGCCCGATGGCGCGCGGCGATGCCGGGGCTTGGCAATTGGAGGCGATTGCAGGCCGGATCGACGCAGGCGAAACGCCGGAACAGGCTGGGCGGCGCGAGGCTGTGGAAGAAGCGGGGCTGACGCTGGGCGCGCTGCTGCCGGTGGCGCAATACTATCCCAGCCCGGGGATCATGACGGAATATCTTTATTCTTATGTCGGGTTGGTCGACTTGCCCGATGGCATAGCGGGCGTCTTCGGCCAAGAGGATGAGGCCGAGGACATTCGCGGCCATCTGATCAGCTTCGACCGGATGATGGAATTGGTGGCCAGCGGCGAGATTGCCAATTCCCCCCTGATCCTGACGGCGCTCTGGCTGCAGCGCGAACGCGCCCGGATACGGGCGGGGGGCTGA
- a CDS encoding Gfo/Idh/MocA family oxidoreductase produces MAITRAHVARAPRIRLGMVGGGRDAFIGAVHRIAARIDDQYELVAGCFSANPEKSAASGADLGVDPKRTYASFADMATREARRKDGIEAVAIVTPNHMHAPVAMQFLRRGIHVICDKPLTATLPEAKRLAKAAEASGVIFALTHNYTGYPMIRQAAAMVRNGDLGEIRVVQVEYAQDWLAEPIEQSGQKQADWRTDPARTGAGGSTGDIGTHAFNLAAFVTGLELDSLAADLQSFVAGRRVDDNGHVMLRYKGGARGMLWCSQVASGCENGLRLRVYGTKAGIEWAQEDPNYLWVGPLGQPKYRLTRGGAGSGPEAGRVTRVPPGHPEGYLEGFANIYAEAARAIIARRDGSALDPAVTFPGLKDGLDGVAFVDACVRSSKRNGAWVSLAL; encoded by the coding sequence ATGGCCATCACAAGGGCACATGTCGCGCGGGCGCCGCGCATCCGGCTGGGCATGGTGGGGGGTGGGCGCGATGCCTTTATCGGCGCGGTCCACCGCATCGCCGCGCGGATCGATGATCAGTATGAATTGGTGGCCGGGTGCTTTTCCGCCAATCCGGAAAAGAGCGCGGCATCCGGGGCCGATCTGGGGGTGGACCCAAAGCGCACCTATGCCAGCTTTGCCGACATGGCCACGCGTGAAGCGCGCCGCAAGGACGGGATCGAGGCGGTGGCCATCGTCACGCCCAACCACATGCACGCCCCCGTGGCGATGCAGTTCCTGCGACGGGGTATCCATGTGATCTGCGACAAGCCCCTGACCGCCACCCTGCCCGAGGCCAAACGTCTGGCCAAGGCAGCCGAGGCGTCGGGCGTGATCTTTGCGCTGACGCACAATTACACCGGCTATCCGATGATCCGGCAGGCGGCGGCCATGGTCCGCAATGGCGATCTGGGCGAGATCCGAGTGGTGCAGGTCGAATATGCGCAGGACTGGCTGGCCGAACCCATTGAACAAAGCGGCCAGAAGCAGGCCGACTGGCGTACCGACCCAGCACGCACCGGCGCGGGCGGATCGACGGGGGATATCGGCACCCATGCCTTCAACCTTGCCGCCTTTGTCACCGGGCTGGAGCTCGACAGTCTTGCTGCCGATCTGCAAAGTTTCGTTGCGGGGCGGCGGGTGGATGACAATGGCCATGTCATGCTGCGCTACAAAGGCGGCGCGCGGGGGATGCTGTGGTGTTCGCAGGTGGCATCAGGCTGCGAAAACGGGTTGCGGCTGCGCGTCTATGGCACAAAAGCCGGGATCGAATGGGCGCAGGAAGACCCGAACTATCTGTGGGTCGGGCCGCTGGGCCAGCCGAAATACCGCCTGACCCGGGGCGGGGCCGGATCGGGGCCAGAGGCGGGCCGCGTGACCCGCGTTCCACCCGGCCACCCCGAAGGCTATCTGGAAGGCTTTGCCAATATCTATGCCGAAGCCGCCCGCGCCATCATTGCCCGGCGCGATGGCAGCGCTCTTGACCCTGCCGTCACCTTCCCCGGATTGAAGGACGGGCTGGACGGCGTGGCCTTTGTCGATGCCTGCGTGCGGTCATCGAAACGCAACGGGGCCTGGGTGTCGCTGGCCCTGTGA
- a CDS encoding sugar phosphate isomerase/epimerase, with the protein MKTIKGPALFLAQFAGDAAPFNSWKSITRWAADCGYVGVQVPSWDGRLFDLDKAAASKDYCDTFKGEAAEAGITVTELSTHLQGQLVAVHPAYDSAFDGFAAPAVRGNPKARTEWAVDQVKKALTASRNLGLSAHATFSGALAWPYVYPWPQRPAGLIEEAFDELARRWLPILNHAEEMGIDVCYEIHPGEDLHDGISYEMFLDRVKGHARACMLYDPSHYVLQHLNYLDHIDIYHDRIRMFHVKDAELNPTGRQGVYGGFQSWVNRAGRFRSPGDGQVDFVGIFSKLTQYGFDGWAVVEWECCLKHPEDGAREGAEFVRNHIIRVTEKAFDDFADAGTDRAANRRMLGLD; encoded by the coding sequence ATGAAAACCATCAAGGGCCCTGCGCTGTTTCTGGCGCAGTTCGCGGGCGATGCCGCGCCGTTCAATTCATGGAAATCCATCACCCGCTGGGCCGCAGATTGCGGCTATGTGGGCGTGCAGGTGCCAAGCTGGGACGGGCGGCTGTTCGATCTGGACAAGGCGGCGGCGTCCAAGGACTATTGCGACACGTTCAAGGGCGAGGCCGCCGAGGCGGGCATCACCGTGACAGAGCTGTCCACCCATTTGCAGGGCCAGCTGGTGGCTGTGCACCCGGCCTATGACAGCGCCTTTGACGGCTTTGCTGCCCCTGCCGTGCGGGGAAACCCGAAGGCGCGGACCGAATGGGCGGTGGATCAGGTCAAGAAGGCGCTGACTGCCAGCCGCAATCTTGGCCTGTCGGCCCATGCCACCTTTTCCGGGGCTCTGGCCTGGCCTTACGTCTATCCGTGGCCGCAGCGCCCGGCCGGCCTGATCGAAGAGGCCTTTGACGAATTGGCCCGCCGCTGGCTGCCGATCCTGAACCATGCCGAAGAGATGGGGATCGACGTCTGCTATGAAATCCACCCCGGCGAAGACCTGCATGACGGGATCAGCTACGAGATGTTTCTGGACCGGGTTAAGGGGCATGCGCGGGCCTGCATGCTGTACGATCCGTCGCATTACGTGCTTCAGCATCTGAACTATCTGGATCACATCGACATCTACCACGACCGCATCCGCATGTTCCACGTCAAGGATGCCGAGCTGAACCCGACCGGGCGGCAGGGCGTTTATGGCGGGTTCCAATCCTGGGTCAACCGCGCGGGCCGCTTCCGCAGCCCCGGCGACGGGCAGGTGGATTTCGTGGGCATCTTCTCGAAGCTCACGCAATACGGCTTTGACGGCTGGGCTGTGGTGGAATGGGAATGCTGCCTGAAGCACCCCGAGGATGGGGCGCGAGAGGGCGCGGAATTCGTGCGCAACCACATCATCCGCGTGACGGAAAAGGCCTTTGACGATTTCGCCGATGCGGGCACCGACCGCGCCGCAAACCGCCGGATGCTGGGTCTGGACTGA
- a CDS encoding GntR family transcriptional regulator, producing the protein MDEETRKIPSHEVTYGRLRDMILFGHLQPGQPVTIQGLIRDLDAGMTPVREAIRRLTAEGALLPQGNRRVAVPQLTPALLDQLAFVRLTVEPKLAELAGRHLTPDLIDRLEAIDDQVDQTIRAGAVSGYLEANHVFHFALYEASQAPILVDIARSLWLRFGPSLRVVCARYGASALPDRHEEALAAMRAGDTVALARAIENDIQQGIDQIRQAQAQGEI; encoded by the coding sequence ATGGACGAAGAGACGCGCAAGATACCGTCGCATGAGGTCACCTATGGCCGCCTGCGCGACATGATCCTCTTCGGGCACCTGCAGCCCGGCCAGCCGGTCACGATTCAGGGCCTGATCCGCGATCTGGATGCCGGCATGACCCCTGTGCGCGAGGCGATCCGCCGCCTGACCGCCGAAGGCGCGTTGCTCCCGCAGGGCAACCGCCGCGTGGCCGTGCCGCAACTGACGCCCGCATTGCTGGACCAATTGGCCTTTGTGCGTCTGACGGTGGAGCCGAAGCTGGCCGAACTGGCCGGCCGCCACCTGACGCCGGATCTGATCGACCGGCTGGAGGCCATAGATGATCAGGTGGATCAGACCATCCGGGCGGGCGCGGTGAGCGGTTATCTGGAGGCCAACCACGTCTTTCACTTTGCGCTCTATGAGGCGTCGCAGGCGCCCATTCTGGTGGATATCGCGCGTTCCCTCTGGCTGCGCTTTGGCCCTTCCCTGCGGGTGGTCTGCGCGCGGTACGGCGCTTCGGCCCTGCCGGACCGCCACGAAGAGGCCCTCGCCGCGATGCGGGCGGGTGACACGGTGGCGCTGGCGCGTGCCATCGAGAACGACATCCAGCAGGGGATCGACCAGATCCGCCAGGCTCAGGCGCAGGGCGAGATATGA
- a CDS encoding aspartate aminotransferase family protein, which produces MNMITNHMPTAELQALDAAHHMHPFTDSTGLAKKGARVITRGKGVWLTDSEGNQILDGMAGLWCVNIGYGRKELADVAARQMEELAYYNTFFQTTHVPAIALAAKIAELAPGDLNHVFFAGSGSEANDTNIRLVRRYWQVKGQPDKRVIIARKNGYHGSTMGGGSLGGMAPIHAHGGMIDGIVHIDQPYWWGEGEDMSEADFGIARARQLEDKILELGVENVAAFIGEPVQGAGGVIIPPATYWPEIQRICDKYGILLIADEVITGFGRTGNWFGSQTFGIKPHIMTIAKGLSSGYQPIGGSIVCDDVAAVVAEGGEFFHGYTYSGHPVAAAVALENLRIIQEEGIVEHVRDVAHPYLAERWAALADHPLVGEAKLVGLMGSIALTPDKAKRAKFASEAGTVGLRTRERCFANNLIMRHVGDRMIIAPPLVITPAEIDTLIARATKSLDESYAGLKADGLLVAKA; this is translated from the coding sequence ATGAACATGATCACCAACCATATGCCGACGGCCGAATTGCAGGCCTTGGACGCGGCGCATCACATGCACCCGTTCACCGATTCCACTGGTCTGGCCAAAAAGGGCGCGCGGGTCATTACCCGCGGCAAGGGCGTCTGGCTGACCGACAGCGAAGGCAATCAGATCCTTGATGGGATGGCCGGGCTGTGGTGCGTGAACATCGGATATGGCCGCAAGGAATTGGCTGATGTCGCCGCGCGGCAGATGGAAGAACTGGCCTATTACAACACCTTCTTTCAAACCACCCATGTGCCCGCCATCGCGCTGGCGGCCAAGATCGCCGAACTGGCACCGGGCGATTTGAACCACGTGTTTTTTGCAGGCTCCGGGTCCGAGGCGAATGACACCAATATCCGCCTTGTTCGGCGCTATTGGCAGGTCAAGGGCCAGCCCGACAAGCGCGTGATCATCGCGCGCAAGAACGGCTATCACGGCTCGACCATGGGCGGAGGCAGCCTTGGCGGGATGGCCCCGATCCATGCCCATGGCGGCATGATCGACGGGATCGTCCATATCGACCAGCCCTATTGGTGGGGCGAGGGCGAGGATATGTCCGAGGCCGACTTCGGCATCGCCCGCGCGCGTCAGCTTGAGGACAAGATCCTTGAACTCGGCGTGGAAAACGTCGCGGCTTTCATCGGTGAACCGGTGCAGGGTGCAGGCGGCGTGATCATCCCGCCCGCCACCTATTGGCCCGAGATTCAGCGCATCTGCGACAAGTACGGCATCCTGCTGATCGCGGATGAGGTGATCACCGGCTTTGGCCGCACCGGCAACTGGTTCGGATCGCAGACCTTCGGCATCAAGCCGCACATCATGACCATCGCAAAGGGCCTGTCCTCGGGCTATCAGCCCATCGGCGGATCCATCGTTTGTGATGATGTGGCGGCGGTGGTGGCCGAAGGGGGCGAATTCTTCCACGGCTATACCTATTCCGGGCACCCGGTTGCGGCGGCTGTCGCGCTGGAAAACCTGCGCATCATTCAGGAAGAAGGCATTGTCGAGCATGTGCGCGATGTGGCCCATCCCTACCTGGCCGAGCGCTGGGCCGCGCTGGCCGATCACCCGCTCGTGGGTGAGGCAAAGCTGGTGGGCCTGATGGGCTCTATCGCGCTGACGCCGGACAAGGCCAAGCGGGCGAAGTTCGCCTCTGAAGCGGGCACTGTCGGCCTGCGCACGCGCGAGCGGTGCTTTGCCAACAACCTGATCATGCGCCATGTGGGTGACCGGATGATCATCGCGCCGCCGCTGGTTATCACGCCGGCCGAGATCGACACGCTGATCGCGCGGGCGACCAAATCGCTGGACGAAAGCTATGCGGGTCTGAAGGCCGACGGTCTGTTGGTCGCCAAGGCCTGA
- a CDS encoding PepSY domain-containing protein, which yields MAILLAMAGFAGEAAAQSDPPQQMVTDKIVIVLQQKGYRDILVTRTWLGRLRVVGWIDGRAREIIVHPTSGEVLRDFLDPIEVEVEVEAGGGNDSDGVGAARRVTDFAEIIVDLEEGEDGVISAEITMGSGLSAEQVDGYATGFEP from the coding sequence ATGGCGATCCTGCTGGCCATGGCAGGGTTTGCAGGCGAAGCGGCGGCGCAGTCGGATCCGCCGCAGCAGATGGTTACCGACAAGATCGTTATCGTCCTGCAACAGAAAGGCTACCGCGATATATTGGTAACCCGAACCTGGCTTGGGCGGTTGCGGGTGGTCGGCTGGATTGACGGGCGTGCGCGTGAAATCATCGTCCATCCCACCTCGGGCGAGGTGTTGCGCGATTTTCTTGACCCGATCGAAGTCGAAGTCGAAGTTGAAGCCGGGGGCGGTAACGATTCTGACGGTGTTGGTGCCGCGCGTCGCGTGACCGACTTTGCCGAAATCATTGTTGATCTGGAAGAAGGGGAGGATGGGGTGATCTCTGCCGAGATCACCATGGGCTCCGGCTTGTCCGCCGAGCAGGTTGACGGCTATGCGACGGGCTTTGAACCGTGA
- a CDS encoding helix-turn-helix transcriptional regulator gives MNRRFLSGSPIALFVIVCCQLVCSAFFTYDMLTSVFLIPTQPISWETRETLEVGAVLGLIAGVVLGTVMLMRVLIERNNAELDCLAAERALSDAQTRLRRAAGAFQDLMEERFSEWGLTAAERDVALFAMKGFSLAQIAALRETTEGTVKTQTNSIYRKAGVNGRPQFLSLFIEDLLAVGPAAEITQTNGPANAPIHRPAESFALR, from the coding sequence GTGAACCGCAGATTTTTGTCGGGCTCTCCGATCGCCCTGTTTGTGATAGTGTGCTGCCAGTTGGTCTGCTCGGCCTTCTTTACCTATGACATGCTCACTTCGGTCTTTCTTATCCCGACGCAGCCGATCAGTTGGGAAACGCGCGAAACGCTGGAGGTCGGGGCGGTTCTCGGGCTGATCGCAGGCGTGGTGCTGGGCACGGTGATGCTGATGCGCGTGCTGATAGAACGCAACAACGCAGAACTGGACTGTCTGGCAGCAGAACGCGCGCTGTCGGATGCCCAAACGCGCCTGCGCCGGGCGGCGGGTGCATTTCAGGACCTGATGGAAGAGCGGTTCTCGGAATGGGGACTGACGGCGGCCGAACGAGACGTGGCGCTTTTTGCGATGAAGGGGTTCTCTCTGGCCCAGATCGCCGCGCTGCGCGAGACGACCGAAGGAACGGTCAAGACCCAGACGAATTCCATCTATCGCAAGGCGGGGGTGAATGGTCGGCCGCAGTTTCTGTCGCTTTTCATCGAAGACCTGCTGGCGGTCGGCCCCGCCGCCGAAATCACGCAAACAAACGGGCCGGCGAACGCGCCGATCCATAGGCCCGCAGAAAGCTTTGCACTGCGCTGA
- a CDS encoding nucleobase:cation symporter-2 family protein: MTQAVHPVDEILPTPKLFTLGLQHVLVMYAGAVAVPLIIGRALKLEPADVAFLISADLFVCGIVTLIQSLGATQWFGIRLPVMMGVTFAAVGPMVAMANTQGGGDGARAIFGAIMAAGVISMLIAPFISRMLRFFPPVVTGTIILVIGVSLMRIGINWIFGNPVGPTAPQIVDPAHAAWLTSVTEGITAGSVTGVPEMPAGLALAAKMNNPAYAPLGNILISAIVLVSILLIARFARGFIANISVLLGIVIGALIAIATGAMTFTKVGEAAWFGLITPFHFGMPTFDPVMIVTMTLVMIVVMIESTGMFLALGDMTGRKVDQPMLSAGLRTDGLGTLIGGIFNTFPYTSFSQNVGLVGVTGVRSRFVCVAGGIILILLGLVPKMGALIESLPTMVLGGAGIVMFGMVAATGIRILAGVDFAKNRNNLFIVAVSLGFGMIPLLAPNFKMWMPHDIHPLIESGILLASVAAVALNAFFNGATLNEADIKAAAAAADH, encoded by the coding sequence ATGACCCAAGCGGTCCATCCGGTGGATGAAATTCTGCCAACACCCAAGCTGTTTACCCTTGGCCTTCAACATGTGCTGGTGATGTATGCCGGCGCGGTGGCCGTGCCGCTTATCATCGGGCGCGCGCTGAAATTGGAACCGGCCGATGTGGCCTTCCTGATTTCGGCCGATCTGTTCGTCTGCGGCATCGTCACGCTGATCCAGTCGCTGGGGGCGACGCAATGGTTCGGCATCCGCCTGCCGGTGATGATGGGCGTGACCTTTGCCGCCGTCGGCCCGATGGTGGCCATGGCCAACACCCAAGGCGGAGGCGACGGTGCACGCGCTATCTTTGGTGCGATCATGGCGGCGGGGGTGATCTCGATGCTGATTGCGCCCTTCATCAGCCGGATGCTGCGATTCTTCCCCCCTGTGGTGACCGGGACGATCATCCTTGTGATCGGGGTCAGCCTGATGCGGATCGGGATCAACTGGATTTTCGGCAACCCGGTCGGCCCCACCGCGCCGCAGATCGTGGACCCCGCCCATGCGGCATGGCTGACCTCGGTCACCGAAGGGATCACCGCAGGCAGCGTAACCGGCGTGCCGGAGATGCCTGCCGGACTGGCGCTGGCGGCCAAGATGAACAACCCGGCCTACGCGCCTTTGGGCAATATCCTGATTTCGGCCATCGTGCTTGTCTCGATCCTGCTGATCGCGCGCTTTGCCCGTGGGTTCATCGCCAATATCTCGGTCCTGCTGGGAATCGTGATCGGGGCGCTGATCGCCATTGCCACGGGTGCGATGACATTCACCAAGGTGGGCGAGGCGGCGTGGTTCGGGTTGATCACGCCCTTCCATTTCGGAATGCCGACCTTTGATCCGGTGATGATCGTGACCATGACCTTGGTGATGATCGTGGTGATGATCGAATCCACCGGCATGTTCCTTGCGCTTGGTGACATGACGGGGCGAAAGGTGGATCAGCCGATGCTGTCGGCAGGTCTGCGGACCGATGGGCTTGGCACGCTGATCGGGGGCATCTTCAACACCTTTCCCTACACGTCCTTCTCGCAGAATGTGGGTCTGGTGGGGGTGACGGGGGTTCGGTCGCGCTTTGTCTGCGTGGCGGGCGGGATCATCCTGATCCTGCTGGGTCTTGTACCAAAGATGGGCGCGCTGATCGAATCGCTGCCCACGATGGTGCTGGGCGGAGCGGGGATCGTGATGTTCGGGATGGTCGCCGCCACTGGCATCCGCATTCTGGCAGGGGTGGATTTCGCAAAGAACCGCAACAACCTGTTCATTGTAGCGGTCAGCCTCGGCTTCGGGATGATCCCGCTGCTGGCCCCCAACTTCAAGATGTGGATGCCCCATGACATCCATCCGTTGATCGAAAGCGGCATCCTGCTGGCGTCGGTCGCCGCAGTTGCGCTGAACGCCTTCTTCAACGGGGCGACGTTGAACGAGGCCGATATCAAGGCCGCAGCCGCAGCCGCCGATCACTGA
- a CDS encoding cysteine synthase A, giving the protein MQIYSDLAETIGNTPLIKLKHASEMTGCTILGKCEFLNPGQSVKDRAALYIIRDAVARGALKPGGTIVEGTAGNTGIGLALVGASMGFRTVIVIPETQSQEKKDMLRLAGAELVQVPAAPYKNPNNYVRYSGRLAEALARTEPNGAVWANQFDNVANRQAHIETTAPEIWEQTGGKVDGFICAVGSGGTLAGVGLALQPKGVKIGLADPEGAALHSFYTTGVLESPGTSITEGIGQGRITANLEGFTPDYSYRIPDAEALPLVFDMLQDEGICLGGSSGINIAGAIRMAKDMGPGHTIVTILCDYGNRYQSKLYNPAFLKEKGLPVPAWLDRAPRAIPTVFEDA; this is encoded by the coding sequence ATGCAGATTTACAGCGATCTGGCCGAGACGATCGGCAATACCCCCCTGATCAAGCTGAAACATGCCAGCGAGATGACGGGCTGCACCATTCTGGGGAAGTGCGAATTCCTCAATCCCGGCCAATCGGTCAAGGACCGGGCCGCGCTGTACATCATCCGCGACGCAGTGGCGCGCGGGGCGCTGAAACCGGGCGGCACGATTGTCGAAGGCACGGCAGGCAATACCGGTATCGGGCTGGCGCTGGTGGGCGCGTCGATGGGGTTCCGCACGGTGATCGTCATTCCGGAAACCCAAAGCCAGGAAAAGAAGGATATGCTCCGCCTCGCCGGGGCGGAACTGGTGCAGGTGCCTGCCGCTCCCTACAAGAACCCCAACAACTACGTCCGCTATTCCGGCCGTCTGGCCGAAGCGCTGGCGCGGACCGAACCCAACGGCGCGGTCTGGGCCAACCAGTTTGACAACGTGGCCAACCGTCAGGCCCATATCGAAACCACCGCCCCCGAAATCTGGGAACAGACCGGTGGCAAGGTGGACGGCTTCATCTGCGCGGTCGGGTCGGGTGGCACGCTGGCGGGCGTGGGGCTGGCACTGCAACCCAAGGGCGTTAAGATCGGTCTGGCCGATCCCGAAGGCGCGGCGCTGCATTCCTTCTACACGACCGGCGTGCTGGAAAGCCCCGGTACCTCGATCACCGAAGGCATCGGTCAGGGGCGCATCACGGCCAACCTCGAAGGATTTACCCCCGATTACAGCTATCGCATCCCGGATGCCGAGGCGCTGCCGCTTGTCTTTGACATGCTTCAGGATGAAGGCATCTGCCTTGGCGGATCGTCGGGCATCAACATCGCGGGCGCGATCCGCATGGCCAAGGATATGGGGCCAGGCCACACGATCGTGACGATCCTGTGCGATTACGGCAACCGCTACCAGTCCAAGCTCTATAACCCTGCCTTCCTCAAGGAAAAGGGGCTGCCCGTCCCGGCCTGGCTGGACCGCGCGCCGCGCGCCATCCCGACGGTGTTCGAGGACGCATGA